The Corallococcus exiguus genomic interval GAATGCGCGCCTGAGGCTCCCCAGGCGCCGCACGAGGTGTTGCAGACGACGTCGGCCGGAGGATGCTCCATCCGGTCAGGGAGGCCAGGGGGGCGGACAGGCAGTAGGTGCGTGGACTTGAAAGAAACAGAAGAGTGAACCTGAAAGAACCATTGTGAGAGGAGAGGCATCAAGAGGAATGCCCGGGCTTCTCGTGTTTCTGGTGGCGTCCCCAGCCCCGCTGGGAGGACGTCGCATGCGAGTGGCCCTGAGTCCCGAAGGAAGGACGCCATGAGGCCGCCGCCCGCCATCCTGCCGCCCGGGGCCGAGGTATTGGGCTACACGGTGGAGCGCCAGCTGGGGCAGGGGGGCTTCGGCACGGCGTACCTTGCTCGTTTGTCCGAAGCTACAGGTCCTCGACTGGGGTGGCCGTGGAAATCCACCTGACGGTGAACTCGGCCCAGCCGTGGATTGGAAAAGGGGCAATGCTTCGAACCAATGCAGGCGTGGAGTTGAAGGTGCTTCGCCTGTGGCAGGAGCACCCCATTTCGACAGGAGAGGTCGGCCGCATTGTGGTTGAGGCCGAGGCCTCAGCGGCTGCTGCCCAAGGGGCCTTCTCGCTCAAGCTGTGGGAAGAAGGCGGGCCTCGGAGCCTCACGCTCTTCCCCTGACCTGAAGGCACGCCTCACGGAGCCCGGACGACGCTCAGGGGACGTACCGCTCGGCGGTGTTCAGCGCCACGCCGCCGTCGGTGCCTCCGATAATGAGCACACTCCCAGATTCCAGCCACGTGGCGGTGTGAGAGGTGCGCGCCGATGACATGGGGGCGATGGGTTCCCAGCCGCCATCCCGCCGGAATATCTCCGCGGAGGCACGCGGCTTCGCGTAGGAGGTTGAATACCCGCCCGTCACCAGCACCTCGCCCGAAGGCAGGGCGGTGGCCGTGTGGAGGAAGCGGGCTTCCCTCATGTCTGCCTGGGGCGTCCACGAAGCGCTGCCTGGCTCGAAGAGGTCCACGGACGGGAGGACCGTTCCAGGTGAACCCTCGAGGGAGCCGGTGACCAGGACCTGTCCAGAGGGCAGCAGCGTCGAGGCGTGCCCATTGCGCCCATGGCCCATCCGCTGCGAAAGGAGTCGCCATCCTCCATCCGGTGGGTTCGAGTCGTAGACCTCGGCGGTCGTCTCCGCTCCGTTGCGATGGTAGCCACCAATGGCCAATGCCACGCCACCGTCCAGCAGGGTGAGCGTCAGCATGTTGCGTCTGACGTTCAGGTCCCCTGTCTTCGTCCAGGAGTCGTTGTTCGGAGCATAGAGTTCGGAGGTGTTCAGCCCATCGGCATCCGAGCTGCCGCCACCCACCACCAGCACCCTCCCCGAGGGCAGCAAGATGGCGGCATGGGTGGCACGTGCTCCGCCGGGGAGGGGACTGACCTCGGTCCATTCATTCGCACCCACGTCGTAGATTTCGGCGCTGCCCAGCGCGCCACCCGTGGGGCCCCTGCCACCGACCACCAGTACGTTGCCATTCCGCAGCCGGGTGGCGGTGTGGTCCATGCGAGCCGTCCCCAGGTTCCCCCCGGGACTCCAGCTGTTTGAGGCGACGGTGTAGATCTCCGTCGTGTTCGTCGGGCTGACCGCCGAGAGGTCGCCCGTGCTGCTTCCACCAACAACAAGCACCCGGCCGTCTCCCAGAGCGGTGGCCGTATGGCCTGTGCGCCGCATCCACATGGGGGCCACGGACTTCCACCCCGGCGGTTCGCGCTCGTCATCAGGAAGGCCCCCGTCATGTCCTGCGTCCTGCCCCGCGTCCCCGCCGTCCAGTCCACCTGCATCCAGGATGTCATTGCCGTCAGGCCCCGCATCCGACCCGCCATCCTTGCAGATGCGAGGATTGTCGAGGCAGAACTGGTCCACCACTTCGTCAACGTCGAGGCACGCAGTGGCCTGGACGCCGAGCAGCAGCAATCCAAGGGCTGTCGAGCGGAGCAGGGGCTTCATGGCCACCTCCCAGACACGAACACGGACGTCCCATCCAGCCCGAGCTGCACGGGCACCGGCTTCTTCGGCGACCCCAGCAGGTACATCCCCGTGGAGGCGCCCAGCCCCACCAGCCCCGCGACCAGCAGCCCCACGGAGGCCGTCTGCAGCCTTCGCGCGCTGTGGGCCACGTTCCTGGCATCGGCCTCTGAGTGGATGTCCTTTGCCACGCCATCCAGCTTCGACTTCCGCCCCTCCGCCACCCCCCAGAAGACGCCCGCGGCGACGACGAAGGTCCCTCCCGCTACGGCGGGAATGAGCGCCCGGTCTCGCAAGGATGAGCGCGAGCCGGACACCTCCCGCACGGGAGAGGATGAAGACTCCGGGAGTCCCGTGGTGACGACGGGGAGCGGCTCTCGCGGCGCCTGAGCCTCAGGCGCTTCCGGGGGGGACTCCTGCTTCAGGGGCTCACGGGCCGCCCCTCGCGTGGCAAACTCTTTCAGGACTCGCTTGCGCACCGCTTCGAAGTGCCGCTTCACCTTGGGCGAGGCAGTCAGCGGCAACTCCGCTTCGGGGTTCATGCCGAGGGCGGCCTTGAAGGCGGCTTCGGCGTCGCTCAACCTTCCGCTCAGCTCCGCCAGGATGACGCCCTGATAGAGGGACAGCACCACCTCGTCTTCGGGCCCGTTCGACGCCTCCTTGCAGCGGGCCACCTGGTCCAGGGCACGCTCGTACTCGAGGTCCTCGAGTAACAGGTAGATGGACTCCGCGCAG includes:
- a CDS encoding DUF2381 family protein; this encodes MGLHGGAPAGAGGLRHGVPCSFVRSYRSSTGVAVEIHLTVNSAQPWIGKGAMLRTNAGVELKVLRLWQEHPISTGEVGRIVVEAEASAAAAQGAFSLKLWEEGGPRSLTLFP
- a CDS encoding Kelch repeat-containing protein, which encodes MKPLLRSTALGLLLLGVQATACLDVDEVVDQFCLDNPRICKDGGSDAGPDGNDILDAGGLDGGDAGQDAGHDGGLPDDEREPPGWKSVAPMWMRRTGHTATALGDGRVLVVGGSSTGDLSAVSPTNTTEIYTVASNSWSPGGNLGTARMDHTATRLRNGNVLVVGGRGPTGGALGSAEIYDVGANEWTEVSPLPGGARATHAAILLPSGRVLVVGGGSSDADGLNTSELYAPNNDSWTKTGDLNVRRNMLTLTLLDGGVALAIGGYHRNGAETTAEVYDSNPPDGGWRLLSQRMGHGRNGHASTLLPSGQVLVTGSLEGSPGTVLPSVDLFEPGSASWTPQADMREARFLHTATALPSGEVLVTGGYSTSYAKPRASAEIFRRDGGWEPIAPMSSARTSHTATWLESGSVLIIGGTDGGVALNTAERYVP